The Solanum pennellii chromosome 11, SPENNV200 genome contains a region encoding:
- the LOC107004550 gene encoding uncharacterized protein LOC107004550, whose protein sequence is MLQGWLWKWMVAAAMTGGDGGGRCQRRRKMMVRNNEGEEKKPCSISLVPRVSENEITEKPSKLEKITELPQQIGNGIDFYTQARKSLSLRCPFDSEDSNSQSQPSSSSTRHLTLPNNLAQLLNKSSDSRKRHKKSHAGTETKKKSSSRQKGGRNSGFWDDVEEYFRVLTVEDIDRWYKLRSCEFLGNDQKLLYIPTFENVGSAVNDSGMMAKEEKENEQFMDVDSEGVKEIELSKEENDGNVKPCSSPSLPFSGLEWLLGSRNKIYIASERPSKKRKLLGGDAGLEKLLVARPVEGSDSFCHYCSLGDHGDVLNRLIVCSSCSITVHQRCYGVQDDVDGTWLCSWCKQNNEAVSIDKPCVLCPKSGGALKPCRKRGLGSEESSGLEFVHLFCCQWMPEVFVENTRIMEPILNVDGIKDTRKKLICYLCKVKHGACVRCSNGACRTSFHPICAREASHRMEIWGKLGCDDVELRAFCSKHSDLQISSSSQQGKGSAVDVVSCSTDNNQLAGSVTAKSHKLKLGLRNGDKMLLHTDSSSSGLDKLNDDGLQKEGLLEKGLNLRHQTEYGVPQQPINRDLCENKDGDVADPVDFTMILKKLIEQKKVDVKDVAVEIGVPSDLLASMLNDGKIVPDIRSKVAKWLKNHAYIGSLHRTLKVKIKSTKAPKVGAGVVDDLDSIKVTEPEITDSVPVKSVPPRRRTKNNVRVVKDGESLCSSKEMVNIDGAAADDAKTSVDGREDSSCPRELLSAGVQKVMLATIPSKATLAGDPNDDEVPINCLDNGQVEQGALSDQNLATVADMSSTISSVSFNHLPDVPTRENFHSSHIHPFIQLRLRQMESGVGVPLDDLRQGEVSQIEASSSSGICCSQHSQHSTSGDLFKMNGACSEQLVKASAMGLLELSPADEVEGELVYYQHRLLCNAVARKRFSDNLIVKVVNSLQQETDASRQREWDAVLVSQYLYELREAKKQGRKEKRHKEAQTVLAAATAAAAASSRISSLRKDNIEESVHQEMNATNERLRLSSQQNPRVKETLSRPTAMRILPETNSDLVQLSSDISKDHARTCDVCRRSETILNPILVCTSCKVAVHLDCYRSVRNSTGPWYCELCEELLSSGGSGAQGSHLSEKEKPCFVAECELCGGTAGAFRKSNDGQWVHAFCAEWAFESTFRRGQVHPIEGLATVPKGNDVCFVCQRRKGVCTKCSYGHCHSTFHPSCARSAGLFLSMRTNGGKLQHKAYCDKHSLEQRLKSETQRHGVEELKSLKQVRVELERLRLLCERIVKREKLKREVILCSHDILASSRDNAVLSALTRHPYFQPDVSSDSATTTSIKGYTDGYKSGSETIQRSDDITVDSAVAGKRRIKFPVSMDNDQKTDDSSTSPNPVTQKTARASFSGKQIPYRASSNSTDHGDMRLRYRKHMETFEKELVMTSDQASVKNQRLPKGYVYVPIRCLPKEEEAAPDECSGEPLDPDG, encoded by the exons ATGTTGCAAGGGTGGTTGTGGAAGTGGATGGTGGCGGCGGCGATGACTGGTGGTGATGGTGGAGGGAGATGTCAGCGGCGGAGGAAGATGATGGTAAGGAATAACGAAGGGGAGGAAAAGAAGCCATGTTCAATATCTCTTGTACCTAGGGTTTCGGAAAACGAAATTACGGAAAAGCCCTCAAAGTTGGAGAAAATTACGGAACTGCCACAACAAATTGGGAATGGGATAGACTTTTATACACAGGCAAGAAAATCTTTGTCTCTGCGTTGTCCTTTTGATTCTGAGGATTCTAATTCTCAGTCACAGCCATCTTCTTCCTCTACTCGGCACCTTACTTTACCTAATAACTTAGCTCAGTTGTTAAATAAGAGTTCTGATAGTAGAAAACGGCATAAGAAGTCTCATGCAGGGACTGAAACTAAGAAGAAGTCGTCTTCCCGGCAAAAGGGGGGTCGGAATAGTGGATTCTGGGATGATGTGGAGGAATACTTTCGTGTCTTAACTGTGGAAGATATTGATAGATGGTATAAACTTCGGTCTTGTGAGTTTTTGGGTAATGATCAGAAATTATTGTACATTCCTACGTTTGAGAATGTGGGCAGTGCAGTGAATGATAGTGGGATGATGGCtaaagaagagaaggagaatGAGCAATTTATGGACGTTGACAGTGAAGGAGTAAAGGAAATTGAATTGtctaaagaagaaaatgatggAAATGTGAAGCCCTGTTCGTCCCCCTCTTTGCCTTTCAGTGGGTTGGAATGGCTATTAGGTTCTAGGAATAAGATATATATTGCCTCTGAACGACCTTCAAAGAAAAGGAAGCTTTTGGGTGGAGATGCAGGATTGGAGAAGCTTCTAGTTGCTCGCCCTGTAGAAGGGTCAGATTCATTTTGTCACTATTGTAGTTTAGGTGACCATGGTGATGTGCTGAACAGACTGATTGTTTGTAGTTCTTGTAGTATCACTGTTCATCAGAGATGCTATGGTGTGCAGGACGATGTTGATGGCACTTGGTTGTGTTCTTGGTGCAAGCAAAATAATGAGGCGGTAAGTATTGACAAGCCATGCGTTCTTTGCCCAAAAAGCGGTGGTGCTCTGAAACCTTGTAGGAAAAGAGGTCTGGGAAGTGAAGAATCTTCTGGACTGGAGTTTGTTCACTTGTTTTGTTGTCAGTGGATGCCTGAGGTATTTGTTGAGAATACTAGGATCATGGAACCGATATTGAATGTTGATGGCATAAAGGATACACGGAAGAAGTTAATTTGTTATCTGTGCAAGGTGAAACATGGGGCGTGTGTTCGGTGCAGTAATG GAGCTTGTAGGACTTCTTTCCATCCTATATGTGCCAGGGAAGCAAGCCACAGAATGGAGATATGGGGCAAACTTGGATGTGATGAT GTTGAATTACGTGCATTCTGCTCGAAGCATTCAGATCTCCAGATCAGCAGTAGCAGTCAACAAGGTAAAGGATCTGCAGTAGACGTTGTTTCTTGCTCCACAGATAACAATCAGTTGGCTGGATCAGTCACAGCCAAATCACACAAGTTAAAgcttggcttaagaaatggagACAAAATGTTGTTGCACACGGACAGTTCCAGCTCAGGTTTGGATAAGTTGAATGATGATGGATTACAAAAGGAAGGGCTGCTGGAGAAGGGCTTGAATCTTAGACACCAAACAGAATACGGTGTTCCACAGCAGCCTATTAATAGGGACTTGTGTGAAAACAAAGATGGTGATGTGGCTGATCCTGTAGATTTTACCATGATATTGAAAAAG ttaatagaGCAGAAAAAGGTTGATGTAAAAGATGTTGCTGTGGAGATTGGTGTACCTTCAGATTTGTTGGCCTCGATGCTCAAT GATGGTAAAATCGTTCCTGACATACGGTCCAAGGTAGCTAAGTGGTTGAAGAATCATGCTTATATTGGAAGTTTACACAGAACtttaaaagtcaaaattaaatCCACAAAAGCCCCAAAAGTTGGGGCTGGTGTAGTGGATGATTTGGATTCCATTAAAGTAACTGAACCCGAGATTACGGACTCTGTACCCGTGAAATCTGTACCACCTCGAAGAAGAACCAAAAACAATGTCAGGGTTGTGAAAGATGGTGAATCACTTTGTTCATCTAAGGAGATGGTAAACATTGATGGAGCAGCAGCAGATGATGCTAAAACTAGTGTGGATGGAAGGGAAGATTCAAGTTGTCCAAGAGAGCTTCTGTCTGCTGGCGTACAGAAG GTTATGCTCGCGACTATTCCCTCAAAAGCAACTCTAGCAGGCGATCCCAATGATGATGAAG TGCCAATCAATTGCCTTGACAATGGTCAAGTGGAGCAGGGTGCTTTATCTGATCAGAATCTTGCGACAGTTGCTGATATGAGTAGCACTATTTCTTCGGTTTCTTTCAATCACTTACCAGATGTCCC TACGCGGGAAAATTTCCATAGCTCTCACATTCACCCTTTTATTCAACTTAGGTTAAGGCAAATGGAGAGCGGTGTCGGTGTCCCTTTGGATG ATTTGAGACAAGGTGAGGTTTCTCAGATTGAAGCATCTTCCAGTTCAGGAATCTGCTGCAGTCAACATTCACAACATTCAACTTCTGGCGACCTCTTCAAAATGAATGGTGCTTGCTCTGAACAGTTGGTAAAGGCGAGTGCTATGGGCCTGCTGGAGCTTTCACCAGCAGATGAGGTGGAAGGAGAGCTCGTCTATTACCAGCACAGACTGCTTTGTAATGCTGTTGCAAGGAAACGTTTTAGTG ATAATTTAATTGTTAAGGTTGTGAATAGTCTCCAACAGGAGACTGATGCTTCTAGGCAACGAGAATGGGATGCTGTGTTAGTTAGCCAGTATCTTTATGAGCTTAGAGAAGCCAAAAAGCAAGGAAGGAAAGAAAAACGACATAAGGAGGCACAGACTGTACTGGCTGCTGCAACTGCTGCAGCTGCTGCATCGTCTAGGATTTCATCATTGAGGAAAGATAATATAGAAGAATCCGTGCATCAGGAG ATGAATGCTACCAATGAAAGACTTAGGCTTTCTTCCCAACAGAATCCTCGGGTCAAGGAGACGCTTTCAAGGCCGACTGCTATGCGCATATTACCAGAAACTAACTCTGATCTTGTCCAGTTAAGTTCAGATATTTCGAAAGACCATGCCAGAACTTGTGATGTGTGCAGACGGTCCGAGACCATTCTAAATCCTATCTTAGTTTGTACCAGCTGTAAG GTTGCTGTTCACTTGGATTGCTATCGAAGTGTGAGAAACTCAACAGGTCCTTGGTACTGTGAACTATGCGAGGAGTTATTGTCATCCGGCGGCTCTGGAGCTCAAGGTTCTCATCTTTCGGAGAAGGAGAAACCTTGTTTTGTAGCAGAATGTGAGTTATGTGGCGGTACTGCTGGTGCTTTTAGAAAGTCAAATGATGGTCAATGGGTTCACGCCTTCTGTGCTGAA TGGGCCTTTGAATCAACATTCAGAAGAGGACAAGTACATCCAATTGAGGGTCTG GCAACTGTCCCCAAGGGTAATGATGTCTGCTTTGTTTGCCAGCGGAGAAAAGGTGTATGCACTAAG TGTAGTTATGGTCACTGTCATAGCACATTCCATCCCTCTTGTGCTAGAAGTGCTGGCTTGTTTTTAAGCATGAGAACTAATGGTGGCAAGCTGCAGCACAAAGCTTATTGCGACAAACATAGTTTGGAACAAAGACTTAAG TCCGAGACTCAGAGACATGGGGTGGAAGAATTGAAGAGTCTGAAGCAAGTCAGG GTCGAATTGGAGCGATTACGGCTGTTATGCGAAAGAATTGTCAAGCGAGAGAAGCTGAAG CGTGAAGTAATCCTTTGCTCACATGATATTCTGGCTTCTAGTAGAGACAATGCTGTTTTATCTGCTCTGACCCGACACCCTTACTTCCAACCTGATGTTAGTTCAGATTCAGCTACTACAACTTCCATTAAAGGCTACACTGATGGCTATAAATCAGGCAGTGAAACAATACAAAGATCCGATGACATAACGGTAGACAGTGCTGTAGCAGGAAAACGGCGCATTAAGTTTCCCGTGTCTATGGACAATGATCAGAAGACTGATGATAGTTCTACATCACCCAACCCCGTCACACAAAAAACTGCACGAGCGTCATTTTCTGGGAAGCAAATCCCATATAGAGCTTCTTCGAATTCTACAGATCACGGGGACATGCGATTGAGATACAGAAAG CATATGGAAACTTTTGAGAAAGAGCTGGTAATGACTTCAGATCAAGCCTCCGTGAAGAACCAGCGATTACCTAAAGGGTATGTCTATGTCCCAATCCGGTGTCTTCCTAAGGAGGAGGAAGCTGCTCCAGACGAGTGTTCTGGAGAACCACTGGATCCTGATGGATAG